A region of the Pseudarthrobacter oxydans genome:
GCTGGCGGCTGCGGCCAACTACCTGACGGAAACCGGGCTGGACCGGATCCATCAGTGGGAAGCCGGGCTCGGCCAGCGTATGGTCACCGGGCTTGAGTCCCTTCCCGGAATCCGGGTCCTGGGCCCCGCCGCGGGCCAGGAACGCATCGGACTGGCTGCCTTCGACGTCGAGGGTGTCCATGCCCATGACGTGGGGCAGTTCCTGGACTCACGGGGTATCGCCGTGCGCGTTGGCCACCACTGCGCGCAGCCCCTGCACCGCAGGCTGGGCCTTACTGCCACCACCAGGGCCAGCGCGTACCTGTACAACACGACGGACGACGTCGACCAATTCCTGGATGCCGTAGCCGGCGTGCGGGCCTATTTCCGCGCTTAGCGGGGAAGACCGAAGGACACCATGAGCCTTGACCAGCTGTACCAGCAGATCATCCTGGACCATTCAAAGGCCCGGCACGGCAGTGGACTGGCCGGGACAGAGGCCCCCGAGGGCGCTTCCACGGGCCAGTCCCACCAGCTCAACCCGGTGTGCGGGGACGAGGTCACCCTGAGGCTCGCTGTCGCTGACGGGAAAGTGGCCCAGGTTTCGTGGGACGGGGCGGGTTGTTCGATCTCCATGGCCTCCGCGTCCGTGCTCAGCGAACTGGCGGAGGGCATGACCGTGGCGGAGCTCCATGAAGTGATTGACAGCTTCCGGGAGGTTTTGCGCTCCCGGGGGAAGGTCCCTGCGGATCCGGCGCTGCTGGGCGATGCCGCGGCGTTTGAGGGCGTGGCCCGCTACGCGGCGCGGGTCAAGTGCGCCATGATTTCCTGGGTTGCGGCGGAGGATGCGCTGAATCAGGCCGCCTGACCCAAGCCTGCGGGCGCAGGTTCCCGCCTCATACGGAGAAGGCCCTCGTCCCAGCGGGACGAGGGCCTTCCTCATGCAGTTTGTTAGCCGGCCAGCGCCAAGATGCCGATCACGGCAGTGGCCGCGCCAAGCACCATGGAGACGCCCACCAGCACCACGTGGACGGTGAGGAACTTCGTGGCCTTCCCGGCGGAGTCCCTGGCGCGCGGATCCTTCATGACCCGGCGCAGGAACTGCGGCCAGACCACCAGGGACCATACTCCCGCAATGATCAGGACCAGTGAAGCGAAAACGGGCAGCTCCATGAACTAGTGGCTTTCCAGCCAGGCCTGCGCCTGCTTGGCCTGGAGGTTCAGGGCCTTGGACACCATCGGCTCCGCTGCATCCGCGATCTTGCCGCCGAGGAATGGAACGGACGATTTCACGGCGCCCTCAAGCTCCACGCGGGTTCCGCCGGCGTCTGCCACCAGGCGCTGAACGGCGGTGACGTCCACGGGGGCGCCGGCGATCTTCAGCGAGATGTTGCTCTGGCGGGAGCCGTCCGCTGCGGGGGCGTCCCAGTTCTCCACCTGGGTGACCTTGAGGTGCTCACCCACGAACTTCCGCGCGATCTCGGGGAGGCGGGTGGTGGGAAGGGTGCGCACGGACGTGGCGCTGAACGCTCCGGCGACGTCTCCGTCCACGGTGAATGACTCCAGCGAGCCGCCCACCAGCTGGCTGACGTGGCGCTGGAAATCTTCGTTCACCAGCACAGCTGCGACGCTGTCGACGGAGTGGGGAAGGGTGGTGGTTGCGCTCAAGGCCATGGGTCCTCCTGGGACGTGGGGGTCGGATTAGGCTCCAAACATCCTACGGTGTCCTGGCCGCGTGCTCCGCATCCGCGATCTCCCGGGCGGCCCGGGTGATGTTCCTGGCCATGGCGGGAAAGATCAGGCTGTGGAACGGAAGGACGGCCAGCCAGTACAGCCGGCCGCTGAGTCCTTTAGGAAAGAAGATGGCCCGCTGCCGGTAGCGGCTGCCGTTCCCGTCCGGCTCCACGGAGAGTTCCAGCCAGGCGCGCCCCGGGGCGCGCATTTCCGCGCGGAGCCTCAGCAGCCTTCCGCGGTCAATCCGTTCAACACGCCACCAGTCCACCACCTCGCCGGCCGCAAGGGTGTGGGGATGCCGCCTGCCGCGCAGGAGCCCGGCGCCCCCGGTCAGCTTGTCCAGCCAGCCGCGCACCTGCCATGCCAGCGGCAGGGAGTACCAGCCGTTCCGGCCGCCGATCCCCTCGATGACCGTCCACACCTTCGCGGGATCCACGTCCCCGTGGAATGTCCGCTCATCGATGTACACCTTGTGGCCGGCCCACTCGGGGTCGCTGGGCAGGGGATCGGAAGCAGCTCCGGCGTTTGCCCAGGTGGTTTCCACCTGCCCGTCACGTTCCTTGCCGAGCGCCAGGGCGACGGCGGTGCGATAGTCGGTCAGGCCGCCGTCGGGCTGCGGGATGTATTGGTCGATGTCGTGCTCGTCGGACACGGCATCGTGCTGCAGGGACTGGACCAGCGGCATTGCCATGGACAAGGGGATCGGCGTGGTGAGGGCAACCCACATGCCGGCCAGCTTCGGCGCCGGGATGGGCAGTGCCAGCACCGGGCGGTAGGGCAGGCCGGCCTCGGCGGCGTACTCCTGCATCATCCCGGCGTAGGTGAGGACCTGCCGGCAGCCGACGTCGAACGTGCGGTTGAGCGGGCCATCCAGCGATGCGGCGGAGACCAGGTAGTACAGGACATCGCGCACGGCGATGGCCTCGATCCGGTTCCGGACCCAGCTGGGCGCGGGCATCAGGGGGAGTGTCTCGGCGAGGTGGCGGATCATCTCGAAGGACGCCGAGCCGGAGCCGATGACCACGCCCGCCTGGAACACGATGGCGTCCACGGGGCTATCCAGGAAGACTTTCCCCACCGCTTCCCTGGACCGCATGTGGGTTGACAGTTCGACGCCCGTGGGGTGCAGCCCGCCCAGGTAGACGATCCTGCCAACGCCCGCGGCGGCTGCGGCGTCCGCGGCCGTGCGCGCCATCGCCTGCTCTTTCGCTTCAAAGCCCGCACCTGCTGCCATCGAGTGGACCAGGTAATACAGGACGTCGACGCCGGCCAGCGCCTGGCGGAGGGCGTCGCCGTCGTCGAGGCTGCTCTCCACCACGTCCACCCGGTCCCGCCATGGCACCCCGGCGATCTTGTCCGGTGAGCGCACCAGGACCTTGACCCTGTGGCCGGCCTCAAGGAGCTTGGGCACCAGCCGGCCGCCGATGTAGCCGGTAGCCCCGGTGACCAGGACCGTTCTGGAGGTGCGGGCGGTGTTCCCGGGTTCGGTCATGCTGACTCCTTAGTGTCCACAGGCCATTCGGAGCGGCCTGCTGTTTGGACTGCCTGTCTTGCGGCCCGTTGCCGGCGGGCCCCGCCCTGCCAGCCTATCCCCGGGCCGGCTCGCATTGTCGCTGCTGCGCGGTAGGCTGGGTTTACCCGGGATTCGAAGAGAATTTCGGGTTTTCGCGTTGCCTGCCTTTCGTTGCACACCACAGGAGCTTTCTGCCATGAGCCTTCCAGGCCCGTCCAACGCCGGCCACACCAGCACGGGCCCATCGCTGGACGGACTGCGCCGCGCCCTCGCCGCGGACCAGACCTTCGCCCGCGTCCGCGCCGAGGCCGCCCGTGGGTTCGAGGTCCGGGGCCGGGACTACCAGATCAGCGCACCCGCCGGGCTTCGCCCGCTGCTGCTTGCCGAGATGGCGGACGGCGTGGCGGCCGCCGCGGGCGAAGGGCACGACGACGGCAGGCCTGGCGTCGTGCTTGCCGTCACCGCAACCGGCCGCGAGGCCGAGGACCTGACTGCGGCGCTTCGGGCGTACCTTCCTGCGGACTGCGTGGCCGAATTCCCCAGCTGGGAAACCCTCCCGCACGAACGCCTCTCGCCGCGCTCGGACACCGTGGGCCGCCGCCTCTCCGTCCTGCGCCGCCTGGCGCACCCGGAAACGTCCGCGTCGGGCCCGCTTCGGGTGGTGGTGGCGCCCGTCCGCGCCGTGGTCCAGCCGGTGGTGGCCGGCCTGGGCGAGCTGGTCCCGGTCACCCTGAAAGTGGGCCAGGAGAAACCTTTCACGGAGGTGGTGCGGAGCCTGGCGGACGCCGCCTACGCCCGGGTGGACATGGTGACGCACCGCGGGGAGTTCGCCGTCCGCGGCGGCATCATCGACGTCTTCCCGCCCACCGAGGACCACCCTATCCGCGTCGAGTTCTTCGGTGACGAGGTGGACCAGATGCGCTGGTTCGCGGTGGCGGACCAGCGCTCGCTGTCCTCGCCCGGCCTGCACCACCCCACCGAACTGCATGCCCCGCCGTGCCGGGAAATCCTCATCACCCCGGCCGTCATGTCCCGGGCAGCCACCCTCAAGGCGCAGCTCCCGGCAGCTGCCGACATGCTCGAAAAGATCGCCGGCGGCATCACCGTGGAGGGCATGGAATCCCTGGCACCCGTGCTGGTGGACTCCATGGTCCCGTTCGTGGAGCAGCTGCCCGCAGGCTCCATCTCGGTGGTCATCGAGCCGGAGAAGGTCCGGACCCGGGCCCACGACCTCGCCGCCACCAATGAGGAGTTCCTCGAGGCCGCCTGGTCCACCGCCTCGGACGGCGGGACGGCGCCGCTGGATCTCAGCTCGCAGGCAAGCGCCGCGCTCCATTCCGCCAGCTTCCGCTCCCTCACGGAAACGCGGACCTCATCCCTGGAGCACGGGGTCTCATGGTGGTCCATCACGTCGCTCGCGCAGGACGAGGAACTTCTCCCGGACATCGACGTCCTGAACCTGCATGCGCGGGAACCGCGCGGCTACCAGGGCGATGTGGCCGAGATGATGGACTTCATCGGCTCACATGTCCGGGACCAGTGGCGGATCGTTGTGGCCACGGAAGGCCCCGGTCCTGCCCAGCGCCTGGCAGAGCTGTTCCATGAGAACGACATCCCGTGCGCCCGCGTGGACACCCTGGACCACGAGCCCCAGGCGGGCATCATCGAGGTGACCACCGCCGCCGTCGGACGCGGTTTTGTCCTGGACGGGCTCAAACTGGGCCTGCTCACCGAAGCCGATCTGCTGGGCCGCACCTCCGCCGGGTCCACCAAGGACATGCGCCGTATGCCCTCCAAACGCCGCAACGCCGTGGACCCGCTGCAGCTCGTGGCGGGGGACCATGTGGTCCACGAACAGCACGGCATCGGCAAGTTCGTGGAGCTGATCCAACGCAAGATCACCGTCGGCGGCTCGAAAGATACAGCCGGGGTGCGCGAGTACCTGGTCCTCGAGTACGCGCCATCCAAGCGCGGCGCGCCGGGGGACAGGCTCTTCGTTCCCACGGACCAGCTGGACCAGGTGACCCGCTACGTGGGCGGTGACACCCCCGTCCTGAGCAAGATGGGGGGCGCGGACTGGGCCAGCACCAAGTCCAAGGCCCGGAAAGCCGTCAAGGAGATCGCCGGCGAGCTGATCCGGCTGTACTCGGCCCGGATGGCGTCCCGCGGGCATGCCTTCGGCCCGGACACTCCTTGGCAGCGCGAGCTTGAGGAAGCCTTCCCCTACGTGGAGACGCCGGACCAGCTCACCACCATCAACGAGGTGAAGGCGGACATGGAGCGCGAGATCCCCATGGACCGGCTGGTTTCCGGCGACGTAGGCTACGGAAAGACCGAGATCGCCGTGCGCGCCGCGTTCAAGGCAGTGCAGGACGGCAAGCAGGTGGCCGTGCTGGTGCCCACCACGCTGCTGGCACAGCAGCACTACGAGACGTTTACCGAACGGTTCTCCGGATTCCCCTTGCGGGTCAAGGCACTGTCGCGGTTCCAGGGGACAAAGGAAACCAAGGAGACCGTGGAGGGCGTCAAGAGCGGCTCGGTGGACGTCGTCATCGGCACGCACCGGTTGCTGTCCAAGGACTTTGCCTTCAAGGACCTGGGCCTGGTGATCGTGGACGAGGAACAGCGCTTCGGCGTGGAGCACAAGGAAGCTCTCAAGAAGATGCGCACCAATGTGGACGTGCTGGCCATGAGCGCAACCCCCATTCCGCGCACCCTGGAGATGTCGCTGACGGGAATCCGCGAGACGTCCACCCTGGCCACCCCGCCGGAGGAACGGCACCCGGTCCTGACCTACGTGGGTCCCTACACGGACAAGCAGACCTCCGCGGCCATCCGGCGTGAGCTGATGCGCGAAGGCCAGGTCTTCTTCGTCCACAACCGGGTCTCCACCATCGAGCGGACCGCGGCGAAAATCCGTGAGCTGGTCCCGGAGGCGCGCGTCGAGGTGGCGCACGGCAAGATGTCCGAAAGCCGCCTGGAGCAGATCATCGTGGACTTCTGGGAAAAGCGATTCGATGTGCTGGTGTGCACCACCATCATCGAAACCGGGTTGGATATTTCCAACGCCAACACCCTGATCGTGGACGGCGCGGACAAGTACGGCCTGTCCCAGCTGCACCAGCTCCGCGGCCGCGTGGGCCGGGGCCGTGAACGCGCCTACGCCTACTTCCTCTACCCGTCCGAGAAGCCCTTGGGCGAGGTGGCGCTGGAACGGCTCAAGGCCGTGGCCACCCACAACGAGCTCGGTGCCGGCATGCAGCTGGCCATGAAGGACCTGGAGATCCGCGGCGCCGGAAACCTGCTGGGCGGTGAGCAGTCCGGCCACATCCAGGGCGTGGGCTTCGACCTCTACATCCGCCTGGTGGGCGAGGCCGTGGCTGACTTCCGCGGCGAGGCCGAGGAGAAGGCCGCCGAGATGAAGATTGAACTGCCGGTCAACGCGCACCTTCCGCACGACTACGTGCCCGGGGAGCGGCTCCGCCTTGAGGCGTACCGCAAGCTCGCGGCTGCGCTCACGAATGAGGCAATCGACGAAGTCCTGGCGGAACTGG
Encoded here:
- the sufU gene encoding Fe-S cluster assembly sulfur transfer protein SufU, yielding MSLDQLYQQIILDHSKARHGSGLAGTEAPEGASTGQSHQLNPVCGDEVTLRLAVADGKVAQVSWDGAGCSISMASASVLSELAEGMTVAELHEVIDSFREVLRSRGKVPADPALLGDAAAFEGVARYAARVKCAMISWVAAEDALNQAA
- the mfd gene encoding transcription-repair coupling factor; amino-acid sequence: MSLPGPSNAGHTSTGPSLDGLRRALAADQTFARVRAEAARGFEVRGRDYQISAPAGLRPLLLAEMADGVAAAAGEGHDDGRPGVVLAVTATGREAEDLTAALRAYLPADCVAEFPSWETLPHERLSPRSDTVGRRLSVLRRLAHPETSASGPLRVVVAPVRAVVQPVVAGLGELVPVTLKVGQEKPFTEVVRSLADAAYARVDMVTHRGEFAVRGGIIDVFPPTEDHPIRVEFFGDEVDQMRWFAVADQRSLSSPGLHHPTELHAPPCREILITPAVMSRAATLKAQLPAAADMLEKIAGGITVEGMESLAPVLVDSMVPFVEQLPAGSISVVIEPEKVRTRAHDLAATNEEFLEAAWSTASDGGTAPLDLSSQASAALHSASFRSLTETRTSSLEHGVSWWSITSLAQDEELLPDIDVLNLHAREPRGYQGDVAEMMDFIGSHVRDQWRIVVATEGPGPAQRLAELFHENDIPCARVDTLDHEPQAGIIEVTTAAVGRGFVLDGLKLGLLTEADLLGRTSAGSTKDMRRMPSKRRNAVDPLQLVAGDHVVHEQHGIGKFVELIQRKITVGGSKDTAGVREYLVLEYAPSKRGAPGDRLFVPTDQLDQVTRYVGGDTPVLSKMGGADWASTKSKARKAVKEIAGELIRLYSARMASRGHAFGPDTPWQRELEEAFPYVETPDQLTTINEVKADMEREIPMDRLVSGDVGYGKTEIAVRAAFKAVQDGKQVAVLVPTTLLAQQHYETFTERFSGFPLRVKALSRFQGTKETKETVEGVKSGSVDVVIGTHRLLSKDFAFKDLGLVIVDEEQRFGVEHKEALKKMRTNVDVLAMSATPIPRTLEMSLTGIRETSTLATPPEERHPVLTYVGPYTDKQTSAAIRRELMREGQVFFVHNRVSTIERTAAKIRELVPEARVEVAHGKMSESRLEQIIVDFWEKRFDVLVCTTIIETGLDISNANTLIVDGADKYGLSQLHQLRGRVGRGRERAYAYFLYPSEKPLGEVALERLKAVATHNELGAGMQLAMKDLEIRGAGNLLGGEQSGHIQGVGFDLYIRLVGEAVADFRGEAEEKAAEMKIELPVNAHLPHDYVPGERLRLEAYRKLAAALTNEAIDEVLAELVDRYGEPPLPARNLVAVARFRVGAREAGLSDVALQGNFIKFSPATLPESKVMRLNRMYPGSQSKPALDAVLIPKPKTARIGGRDLQDAEILEWANGVIRNIFSDQPVTVAPTGS
- a CDS encoding DUF2505 domain-containing protein, giving the protein MALSATTTLPHSVDSVAAVLVNEDFQRHVSQLVGGSLESFTVDGDVAGAFSATSVRTLPTTRLPEIARKFVGEHLKVTQVENWDAPAADGSRQSNISLKIAGAPVDVTAVQRLVADAGGTRVELEGAVKSSVPFLGGKIADAAEPMVSKALNLQAKQAQAWLESH
- a CDS encoding SDR family oxidoreductase, producing MTEPGNTARTSRTVLVTGATGYIGGRLVPKLLEAGHRVKVLVRSPDKIAGVPWRDRVDVVESSLDDGDALRQALAGVDVLYYLVHSMAAGAGFEAKEQAMARTAADAAAAAGVGRIVYLGGLHPTGVELSTHMRSREAVGKVFLDSPVDAIVFQAGVVIGSGSASFEMIRHLAETLPLMPAPSWVRNRIEAIAVRDVLYYLVSAASLDGPLNRTFDVGCRQVLTYAGMMQEYAAEAGLPYRPVLALPIPAPKLAGMWVALTTPIPLSMAMPLVQSLQHDAVSDEHDIDQYIPQPDGGLTDYRTAVALALGKERDGQVETTWANAGAASDPLPSDPEWAGHKVYIDERTFHGDVDPAKVWTVIEGIGGRNGWYSLPLAWQVRGWLDKLTGGAGLLRGRRHPHTLAAGEVVDWWRVERIDRGRLLRLRAEMRAPGRAWLELSVEPDGNGSRYRQRAIFFPKGLSGRLYWLAVLPFHSLIFPAMARNITRAAREIADAEHAARTP
- a CDS encoding SCO4848 family membrane protein, whose amino-acid sequence is MELPVFASLVLIIAGVWSLVVWPQFLRRVMKDPRARDSAGKATKFLTVHVVLVGVSMVLGAATAVIGILALAG